In Pedobacter africanus, a single window of DNA contains:
- a CDS encoding FecR family protein, with translation MDKSQINDLLDKLNTGSFSPVEEQQALNYIHKFNSDGPTGLTDEQFFSAEFEMWNVIDRKSRPNHFRLFRNFAAAAVAVIICTIGLYYYTGSESETTHFVSYTKDIPAGKDGATLTLGNGKKIMISEASAGILVDDKDISITKTSNGMIVYKVKSSENEGTDYNMLETDNGQQSKIVLPDNSVVFLNAASSLKYPSSFSHLNERQVELSGEAYFEISKDKKHPFIVKTRNQGIKVLGTHFNVNSYTNEQATKTTLLEGSVLIDRKYVLKPGELAVNSDGKLNVMPADIDLELAWKNNDFYFRETSMESVMKQIARWYNIKVEYTDPRLKLVSINGLISRSKPLSVVLGRLGAAGQMRFKINERNVIAMPQ, from the coding sequence ATGGATAAAAGCCAGATTAATGATTTACTGGATAAACTGAACACAGGCAGCTTTAGTCCGGTTGAGGAGCAACAGGCACTTAATTATATTCATAAATTTAATTCAGATGGGCCTACCGGGTTAACGGATGAGCAGTTTTTTAGTGCTGAATTTGAAATGTGGAATGTGATTGACAGGAAATCCAGGCCAAATCACTTCAGGTTATTTAGAAATTTTGCTGCTGCTGCAGTTGCTGTCATTATATGTACAATTGGTCTTTATTACTATACTGGTTCAGAGTCAGAAACAACTCATTTTGTTTCCTATACAAAAGATATTCCTGCAGGTAAAGACGGTGCCACGTTAACGTTAGGAAATGGGAAAAAGATAATGATCTCGGAGGCATCTGCCGGAATCCTGGTTGATGACAAGGATATCTCCATTACCAAAACCAGTAATGGAATGATTGTTTACAAAGTGAAGTCTTCTGAAAATGAAGGTACGGATTATAATATGCTGGAAACGGACAATGGACAACAGAGCAAAATAGTTCTGCCAGATAATTCAGTTGTCTTTTTAAATGCAGCATCTTCATTAAAGTACCCTTCTTCGTTCTCTCATTTAAATGAAAGACAGGTGGAGCTCTCGGGAGAGGCTTACTTCGAAATTTCGAAGGACAAAAAACACCCGTTTATTGTAAAAACCAGGAATCAGGGCATTAAAGTTTTAGGTACTCATTTTAATGTAAACAGTTATACCAATGAGCAGGCAACAAAAACTACTTTGTTAGAAGGTAGTGTGTTGATTGACCGGAAGTACGTGCTTAAACCAGGAGAACTCGCTGTTAATAGCGATGGGAAATTGAATGTTATGCCAGCAGACATAGATTTGGAGCTGGCATGGAAAAATAATGATTTTTATTTCAGGGAAACATCTATGGAGAGTGTGATGAAGCAAATTGCGAGATGGTATAACATCAAGGTCGAATATACAGACCCGCGGCTAAAGTTAGTCTCTATAAATGGCCTTATATCCCGTTCAAAGCCGCTTTCAGTTGTATTGGGAAGACTTGGAGCTGCCGGACAGATGCGTTTTAAAATAAATGAGCGTAATGTTATTGCGATGCCGCAATAA
- a CDS encoding SusC/RagA family TonB-linked outer membrane protein — MKLVIIMFIASLMQVSATGFAQRVSLNEKSASLEAVFKKIRTQTGYDFVYDSKLIDADKKVSLNVRNVDLENALSKILDGQGLAFEIKDKVIVLSKKSPSLLNKIIIGITAQDIRGFVLDENNVPLPGATVRVKGSNKSVSTNENGGFILKDVVAGDVLLISYIGYETREMTLTSELLSKGNIGINLKLTYSSLAEVNIVNTGYQKIQQTKMTGSVTTVGREQLEKRNVTNILQNLEGLVPGLVQTRLRTTIRGLSTLDNTMRGILYVVDGLPIEGGIEQINPYDVESVSVLKDAAAAAIYGARASNGVIVITTKRAKEIGKTVVEVTGNLTVTDKPDYSYQNWMSPAQQVDYESDYYKWWFNGGGNGGPVVANPIGDFDSRINSSNFISPIAYAYYQQKKGLISQPQLEGVLSDLKKNDFLAQYKDNAIQKGIIEQYNVALRTNSGKAQNSLIVNYTTDNNGGNNNSTGGVPTGTNLALINSYTKTLNLFYKGSYSLTKWIDLDYGVNSVIGKIRTHNSEWANNPSNVPAYYKLLNDDGSRAYYYTSRFNGYNPINNENSSALASFKFNHLDELERDFNDNSTINTRYFLNMNIKPVQGLTINPMFQVEDGRNTSSTYSESDSYTMRIIQNAYTTRTGTAGNYTYTNLLPKGGKLATGNSGSTNYTARMQANYNKDFGKHEILALIGSEFRQTLINTGTKAILLGYDDQLQVGSNLVNYGTLYNINNGAPWDANYATRQYHFNQISFDNQTTSALPGLSIDPRETMHRYASGYANITYTYNKKYNLFASARKDYADLFGGDEKYRGRPLWSVGASWIVSRERFIKDIEAINYLKLRSSYGLTGNIKNVTAFLAATTGTNSITQLPNASVSNPPNPQLRWEKTATTNIGIDFSLFTDRLRGSLDWYRRVGTDLFASKRLDPSEGFTSMTVNNASMINKGVELSLAYDWFRASSRNDFSWSTNMTGSLNNNKVTSVDELTKTPSQIVQSSSFRVGYPVASIWAYKFAGLNATGVPQWYNATGAPTTATLGPTDVDALVYMGNEDPKYNLSLNNDLSYKGISLSIFAVYQGGNYFRARQVPTAFPSPSYNQTPSYLLNRWTPTNTNTDIPGSGQFYQVPLNGQYNYSDNLIRRADFFKVRNIVLGYLIPRELAAKVKASNLRMNLQVNNPNIVWYKQKDVRIDAETSGMRIPTSIIFGLNANF, encoded by the coding sequence ATGAAACTAGTCATAATTATGTTCATCGCTTCCCTAATGCAGGTTTCTGCTACCGGGTTTGCACAGCGGGTATCATTGAACGAAAAGAGCGCCTCACTGGAAGCTGTTTTCAAAAAAATACGAACTCAGACCGGGTACGACTTCGTTTACGATTCAAAATTAATTGATGCTGACAAAAAGGTTAGCCTGAATGTAAGAAATGTTGACCTGGAAAATGCCCTATCCAAGATTCTGGATGGACAAGGACTTGCTTTCGAAATTAAGGATAAGGTCATTGTTTTATCTAAGAAATCACCCTCATTGCTAAATAAAATAATCATCGGAATCACTGCACAGGATATAAGAGGCTTTGTGTTAGATGAGAACAATGTACCCTTACCTGGAGCAACTGTGAGGGTAAAAGGTAGTAACAAAAGTGTTAGTACAAATGAAAACGGCGGATTTATCCTTAAAGATGTTGTTGCTGGGGATGTGTTGCTGATATCTTATATCGGTTATGAAACCCGCGAGATGACACTTACATCAGAGTTGCTAAGCAAAGGTAATATAGGTATCAATTTAAAACTCACTTATTCAAGTTTAGCAGAAGTAAATATAGTAAACACCGGCTATCAAAAAATACAGCAAACTAAAATGACGGGGTCTGTAACTACAGTGGGGAGGGAACAGCTTGAAAAAAGAAATGTTACCAACATTTTGCAAAATCTTGAGGGCTTGGTTCCAGGGCTTGTGCAAACCCGTCTTAGGACAACGATAAGAGGCTTAAGTACCCTAGATAATACCATGCGCGGCATTTTGTATGTTGTTGATGGTTTGCCAATTGAAGGAGGAATTGAGCAAATTAACCCTTATGATGTTGAAAGTGTTAGTGTGCTTAAAGACGCTGCTGCAGCAGCTATCTATGGGGCGCGCGCCTCTAATGGCGTTATTGTAATCACCACCAAACGGGCCAAGGAAATAGGGAAGACAGTGGTAGAAGTAACAGGCAATTTGACGGTAACAGATAAGCCAGATTATAGTTATCAAAATTGGATGAGCCCTGCCCAACAGGTAGACTATGAAAGCGATTATTACAAATGGTGGTTTAACGGCGGGGGCAACGGAGGTCCGGTTGTGGCAAATCCTATTGGAGATTTTGACAGCAGGATTAACTCCTCTAATTTTATTAGCCCAATCGCCTATGCCTATTATCAGCAGAAGAAGGGCCTTATCAGTCAGCCTCAACTTGAAGGAGTGTTGTCTGATCTGAAAAAGAATGATTTCCTGGCCCAGTACAAGGATAATGCAATCCAAAAAGGCATAATTGAACAATATAACGTTGCGTTAAGGACGAATAGTGGAAAAGCGCAGAATAGCTTAATCGTCAATTACACAACTGATAATAATGGGGGTAATAATAATTCAACAGGTGGCGTACCAACCGGAACTAACCTGGCCCTTATTAACTCCTATACCAAAACACTTAATCTGTTCTATAAAGGTAGCTATAGCCTGACTAAGTGGATCGATCTGGATTATGGGGTGAACAGCGTAATTGGCAAAATAAGGACACACAATAGTGAATGGGCGAACAACCCCAGTAATGTGCCAGCCTATTACAAGCTGTTGAATGACGATGGTTCCAGGGCATACTACTATACGAGCCGTTTCAATGGATATAATCCGATCAATAATGAAAACTCTTCGGCATTGGCATCTTTTAAATTCAACCATTTGGATGAACTGGAACGCGATTTCAATGATAATTCAACCATTAATACCCGATACTTTCTGAACATGAACATCAAACCGGTTCAAGGACTAACGATAAACCCAATGTTCCAGGTGGAAGATGGCCGGAACACCTCTTCAACCTACTCGGAATCGGATAGCTATACGATGCGAATCATTCAGAATGCATACACAACCCGGACAGGTACCGCCGGAAACTATACCTATACCAATTTATTACCAAAAGGTGGTAAATTGGCTACCGGAAATTCTGGCAGTACAAATTACACTGCCCGTATGCAGGCAAATTATAACAAAGACTTCGGGAAGCATGAGATTTTAGCGCTGATTGGTAGCGAGTTCCGTCAGACATTGATCAATACCGGGACAAAAGCAATCTTATTGGGTTATGATGATCAGCTTCAGGTAGGGTCCAATCTGGTAAATTATGGAACCTTATACAATATTAATAATGGTGCTCCCTGGGATGCGAACTACGCAACACGTCAGTACCATTTCAACCAGATTTCTTTTGATAACCAGACAACGTCTGCTTTACCAGGGCTGTCCATTGATCCGAGGGAAACGATGCATCGATATGCTTCGGGGTATGCAAATATTACTTATACCTATAATAAAAAATATAATCTATTTGCATCTGCAAGGAAGGATTATGCGGATCTTTTTGGTGGTGATGAAAAATATAGAGGGAGACCTTTATGGTCAGTCGGGGCATCATGGATAGTCTCAAGGGAGCGTTTTATAAAAGACATTGAGGCTATAAACTATCTGAAACTGCGCAGTTCTTATGGTCTTACCGGCAATATCAAGAATGTAACGGCATTTCTTGCTGCAACAACAGGAACTAATTCAATAACCCAATTGCCAAATGCAAGCGTATCTAACCCGCCTAATCCGCAATTACGCTGGGAAAAAACTGCTACAACAAATATTGGGATCGACTTCAGTCTATTTACAGACCGGCTAAGAGGTTCATTGGATTGGTATAGGCGAGTAGGAACAGATTTATTTGCAAGTAAGCGTTTGGATCCGTCTGAAGGTTTTACTTCTATGACCGTTAATAATGCAAGTATGATCAACAAAGGAGTGGAATTGAGCTTAGCCTATGATTGGTTTAGGGCTTCATCACGGAATGATTTCTCATGGTCTACAAATATGACTGGTTCTTTAAATAATAACAAAGTAACCAGCGTTGATGAACTTACTAAAACACCATCTCAAATAGTTCAGAGTAGTTCTTTTAGGGTGGGTTATCCGGTAGCCTCTATATGGGCATATAAATTTGCCGGATTAAACGCAACGGGTGTTCCCCAATGGTATAATGCTACTGGCGCTCCCACTACAGCTACTTTGGGTCCAACTGATGTTGATGCATTAGTCTACATGGGTAATGAGGATCCAAAATATAACCTCTCCCTCAATAATGATCTTTCTTATAAAGGAATTTCCCTGAGTATATTTGCTGTATATCAGGGTGGAAATTATTTTAGGGCCAGACAAGTTCCTACAGCCTTTCCAAGTCCTAGTTATAATCAGACACCTTCCTATTTGCTCAACCGTTGGACACCGACAAATACGAACACCGATATTCCGGGGAGTGGACAGTTTTACCAGGTTCCACTAAATGGCCAATACAATTATTCGGATAATCTTATCCGCAGAGCAGATTTTTTTAAAGTAAGAAATATTGTGCTGGGCTATTTGATACCTCGCGAGCTGGCTGCTAAGGTGAAGGCTTCTAATTTAAGAATGAACCTTCAGGTTAACAACCCAAACATTGTTTGGTACAAACAAAAAGACGTTCGTATAGATGCTGAGACAAGCGGAATGCGAATCCCGACTTCAATTATTTTTGGGCTCAACGCTAATTTTTAA
- a CDS encoding RagB/SusD family nutrient uptake outer membrane protein, which translates to MKKIFSFLAIIVSMMLMAGCKKYTDITPKGQNLLNKASDLDLLLNVNFSGSVYDHLRQTMLINDNYLLAENVPNVISGVQSINKILLTYDQTGDRAGLTATDSRYEGLYATISKVANIVITMGDQASGDAQLIKQLKAEAYILRAFLHYRLVNIYAKAYDPATAATDGGIPYVKDLAFDKVNDKKTVKEVYDNLLADLDAGISSGALPNQPKNSMRIGKGFAYGVKAQVLLSMRNYPAALEAANEALKYNSTLEDHRPLLAINPISARTLNRVGISAADNIFYAFGNSFDPSILTASPEVLANYEAGNIIKDRTETYNYLYGQLYVGLTNSPAWLAINYQGNSAGMTTSDLILIKAECLIRTNKINEGMDEVNRIRVRRIDPANYAALSATTEEQAMGYLQKTSRIEFIFTIRNFINIKRWNREVKYQQTITRTVNGKTYTLEPDSKLYIFPFPQSATQFNETLTQNY; encoded by the coding sequence ATGAAAAAAATATTTTCCTTTCTAGCCATCATTGTTTCAATGATGCTAATGGCAGGTTGCAAAAAATATACCGACATTACTCCAAAAGGGCAAAATCTCCTTAATAAAGCAAGTGATCTGGATTTATTATTGAACGTCAATTTTTCCGGATCGGTCTACGATCACTTGAGGCAGACTATGCTGATTAACGATAATTATCTCCTTGCGGAGAATGTACCAAACGTAATTTCCGGGGTTCAGAGTATAAATAAGATCTTGCTGACTTATGACCAGACAGGTGATAGGGCAGGTCTGACTGCTACTGATTCGAGATATGAAGGGCTTTATGCAACCATTTCTAAAGTGGCAAATATTGTGATTACTATGGGCGATCAGGCGAGTGGGGATGCCCAACTGATTAAACAGCTAAAAGCGGAAGCTTACATTTTAAGGGCATTTTTACATTACCGGTTGGTAAATATTTATGCTAAAGCTTATGACCCGGCAACGGCTGCAACTGATGGTGGTATTCCTTATGTAAAGGATCTTGCTTTTGATAAAGTTAATGACAAGAAGACTGTGAAAGAGGTTTACGACAATTTATTAGCAGATCTGGATGCAGGAATATCTTCCGGGGCTTTACCGAACCAGCCTAAAAATAGCATGCGTATTGGAAAAGGCTTTGCTTATGGAGTTAAAGCCCAGGTGTTACTGTCTATGAGGAACTATCCGGCTGCGCTGGAGGCCGCGAATGAAGCGTTGAAATACAACAGTACGCTGGAAGACCATCGCCCTTTGCTAGCCATCAATCCCATTTCTGCACGTACACTCAACCGGGTTGGAATTAGCGCCGCTGATAATATATTTTATGCATTTGGTAATAGTTTCGACCCATCTATCCTGACTGCATCTCCTGAGGTATTGGCAAACTATGAAGCCGGAAATATCATCAAAGACCGGACAGAAACCTATAACTACCTTTATGGCCAGTTGTATGTGGGTTTAACCAACAGTCCGGCCTGGCTGGCTATTAATTACCAGGGGAATTCTGCAGGAATGACTACTTCAGATTTGATTTTGATCAAAGCCGAATGCCTTATCCGCACGAATAAAATTAACGAAGGAATGGATGAGGTAAATAGAATTAGAGTTCGCCGCATCGATCCGGCCAATTATGCTGCACTTTCCGCTACAACCGAAGAACAGGCAATGGGTTATCTACAGAAAACGTCGCGAATAGAATTTATTTTTACGATCAGGAATTTTATCAACATCAAAAGGTGGAATAGGGAGGTCAAATACCAGCAAACGATTACAAGAACAGTTAATGGCAAGACCTATACTTTGGAACCTGACTCTAAGTTATACATATTCCCATTTCCTCAAAGTGCCACACAGTTTAATGAGACCTTAACACAGAACTACTAA
- a CDS encoding TlpA family protein disulfide reductase — protein MKKNNNSAGMLIILICTLFIFGNATGQQNAILNIGDQAPPLKYSKWIKGEPISSFAGSRLYVLEFWATWCGPCKAAMPHLTQLQQQYKDKVTFIGVGIWEKVPEGKPYESSLPSVEKFVKGNDANMGYAVIADNNKQFMGNKWMKAAGENGIPSTFVVKDNKIIWIGHPNSLDSILPEMLDGKYDMEAFKAKFSKSAVAARKQNAELMAVFTPLQDAVKAKEYAKALELIEQLKVKQPGYKTMMDGMKFKILLDMDEKKAMDFAKEWLKETKSASSVVLGDVYNRDGLSKDTYLWTAGSFGNIETLTNPVLLDALATCFSKGGDYQNALISQEKALELAKRALKDGTMVGSIMDYTVTEYQEKLKKYQGMVN, from the coding sequence ATGAAAAAGAACAATAATTCAGCTGGCATGCTGATCATTTTGATTTGTACACTCTTCATTTTCGGGAATGCAACAGGGCAGCAAAACGCCATATTAAATATCGGAGATCAGGCACCTCCGCTAAAGTATTCGAAATGGATTAAAGGTGAGCCCATTAGTTCGTTTGCAGGAAGCCGGTTATATGTACTTGAATTCTGGGCCACCTGGTGCGGGCCTTGTAAGGCTGCAATGCCACATCTGACTCAGTTACAGCAGCAATATAAGGATAAGGTTACTTTTATTGGTGTAGGAATCTGGGAAAAGGTGCCGGAGGGTAAGCCCTATGAATCCTCACTGCCATCGGTTGAGAAATTTGTAAAAGGTAATGACGCCAATATGGGCTATGCTGTTATAGCTGACAACAATAAGCAGTTTATGGGAAACAAATGGATGAAAGCAGCGGGTGAGAATGGGATCCCATCTACATTTGTAGTAAAAGATAACAAAATCATATGGATTGGCCACCCAAATTCCCTGGACAGTATTTTACCTGAAATGCTGGATGGGAAGTACGACATGGAAGCCTTTAAAGCTAAATTTTCGAAAAGCGCGGTGGCAGCCAGAAAGCAGAATGCCGAATTAATGGCAGTATTTACTCCTTTACAGGATGCTGTAAAAGCTAAGGAATATGCAAAGGCGCTGGAGTTGATTGAACAGCTAAAGGTAAAGCAGCCGGGTTATAAAACTATGATGGACGGTATGAAATTCAAAATATTGCTGGATATGGATGAAAAAAAAGCCATGGATTTTGCCAAAGAATGGCTGAAAGAGACAAAATCGGCTTCCTCAGTGGTATTGGGTGATGTATACAATAGGGATGGATTGTCAAAAGATACTTACCTGTGGACAGCCGGGAGTTTCGGAAATATTGAAACCTTAACAAACCCTGTGCTACTTGATGCACTGGCTACTTGTTTTTCAAAAGGGGGTGATTATCAAAATGCTTTAATTTCCCAGGAAAAGGCATTAGAATTGGCTAAAAGGGCGTTAAAGGATGGTACTATGGTAGGAAGTATTATGGACTATACTGTGACTGAGTATCAGGAAAAATTGAAAAAATACCAGGGAATGGTAAACTAA
- a CDS encoding MaoC family dehydratase has product MLIINNYEEYKSHLGRELGVSEWHQITQQQIDRFADATLDHQWIHIDKQRAEAEGPFKATIAHGYLTLSLIPYLWKQIAEVRNIKMEINYGIERFKFGQPVLSDDEVQLKAKLLSIANLRGVTKVVIEATLVIKDQPKPAYNGDVVFLYHFL; this is encoded by the coding sequence ATGTTAATCATCAACAATTACGAAGAATATAAATCTCACTTAGGCAGAGAATTAGGTGTTTCCGAATGGCATCAAATTACACAGCAGCAGATTGACAGATTTGCCGATGCAACCCTGGATCACCAATGGATACACATTGACAAACAGAGAGCCGAAGCCGAAGGCCCATTTAAGGCTACTATAGCCCATGGCTATTTAACCTTATCATTAATTCCCTATTTATGGAAACAGATTGCAGAGGTCCGCAACATTAAAATGGAAATCAATTACGGGATAGAACGCTTTAAATTTGGGCAGCCTGTTCTGTCGGATGACGAAGTACAGTTAAAAGCCAAACTTCTTTCTATTGCAAATTTAAGGGGCGTTACAAAAGTTGTCATCGAAGCCACTCTTGTCATCAAAGATCAACCGAAACCTGCATACAACGGCGATGTAGTATTCCTATATCATTTTTTATAA
- a CDS encoding TlpA family protein disulfide reductase: MNDKTFTNSSLAGQNYLIVFCATWCDPCQQELPRLKEIYDQYKVKGLKVVYFNLDNRVELWKAYVLKNKLDWINVSKKLKAKVFKKFLFLINKTKTYGNIISS; the protein is encoded by the coding sequence ATAAATGATAAAACATTTACAAACAGCAGCCTGGCGGGGCAAAATTATTTAATTGTTTTTTGTGCTACCTGGTGTGACCCCTGTCAACAAGAATTGCCCAGGTTAAAAGAAATATATGATCAATACAAAGTTAAAGGGCTGAAGGTAGTATATTTTAACCTGGATAATAGAGTAGAATTATGGAAAGCGTATGTGCTTAAAAACAAGCTGGATTGGATCAACGTTTCTAAAAAGCTAAAAGCTAAAGTATTTAAAAAATTTCTATTTTTAATAAATAAAACAAAAACCTATGGAAACATTATCTCAAGCTGA
- a CDS encoding bacteriocin: METLSQAEMAQIIGGAQCPPFPKFTDEQLRGYLLDAQLKEELDQLNFEWDASF; this comes from the coding sequence ATGGAAACATTATCTCAAGCTGAAATGGCACAAATTATTGGAGGGGCTCAATGTCCTCCATTTCCTAAATTTACTGATGAACAATTAAGAGGCTATCTGCTGGATGCCCAGTTAAAGGAAGAACTGGATCAATTGAACTTTGAATGGGACGCAAGTTTCTAA
- a CDS encoding winged helix-turn-helix transcriptional regulator, with translation MRKKESTDYANEQSLFQLCERNSAISMISGRWKGQIVYYIFQGNDRFHLLQQKLPNISETVLARQLKELEGHAILVKKEIPNTVPTGIKYILTNKGIDLVPILDSLCKWGKLYADGKKILIP, from the coding sequence ATGAGAAAAAAAGAGTCTACAGATTATGCAAATGAACAATCTTTATTCCAACTGTGTGAACGCAATTCCGCTATAAGTATGATTAGTGGCCGCTGGAAAGGCCAGATAGTTTATTATATCTTCCAGGGAAATGATCGTTTCCACCTTCTGCAACAGAAATTACCAAATATATCTGAAACTGTCTTGGCAAGACAGCTAAAGGAGTTGGAAGGCCATGCCATCCTTGTAAAAAAGGAAATACCGAATACCGTGCCTACGGGTATAAAATATATTTTAACCAATAAGGGCATTGACCTTGTTCCAATTCTGGATAGTTTATGTAAATGGGGGAAATTATATGCAGACGGAAAAAAGATTCTGATTCCTTAA